The genome window GAGCTGGATCCCCTCAGCCTGTAGCTTCATCATTTCAATCCATATCCATTTACCATTGATGCATCGTCAGAAACAAGACTAATTCTGTGTAGCAAGAAGTTGTTTTCAACATGGCGTAGAATATTTCCAACATAATGTACGACCTGGCTGTCTTACTGACATCTCAATTCAGCTGCTTTTACTGAACTGTCTGGAATGCCATCTGAATTTAATCATTATCAAACTATTCGACCAGCAAGAGGCCACAATGGCCCTTGGATAATATGCTTTTATTAATAATTATTAATACATGCAcccatttaaaattaatttttcatCTTTCTATCCCATTGAGCTGAACGAATAGGAAGGCAGGTGGTCTGTTTCTCTATTCTGCTCACTCCTACAAATTTAACACCCCACTACTGCAACACTGACTTACATtactatagcacctttaataaagtcaaatgtcccaagatgcttcagggtagtattatcagacaaaatttgataTTGAGGCACATGAGATAATCAGGTCACAGgtcaccaaaagcttggttaaagtggTAGGTTTGAAGAAGacgcttaaaggaggagagagagattgagaagcagagagattcaAGGAGGGAATTTCAAAGTGAATGGTTTaggtagctgaaggcacggccaccaatagTGGAGTGACTGAAGTTGGAGGTAGGCATGTGGAGCATTGGAGGAGAAGCAAGGTCTTTGaagattgtagggctggaggaggttgcacagTGGAGAGGTGAGTGAGGAATTTGAACACAAGCATGAGAATTTTAACATCAGAGAACTGCCAGATGGGAGCAAATGAGGCATTAGTCTAATGAAAGGTAGGAAGCAAATCACATAGAATCATACTTAGGTAGGCAATATGTTTCCTTTAGCTTATATCAATGGCTAGAGTGTAATATAAAGATGAAAAGTCTTGAGGGAATATTCACATTGATAGAACAATTGGCTATTGTGTACTTTATTGGTAATGGACTCTTATCATATTAACTATGCTACTGTTAATGATATGAAATTGTTCCAGTGTTTACCTGCAAACGGTGGTCCCAGCAATGCAGACACTCCATTAGCACAGATGATGATACCATAAGCATTGGCAAGGTTGCTTAGTCCCACCAGATcttcagttacacagggcatGACTGAAAAATACCCACTGGAAAACCCAATCAACGCACAAACAATGGCCAGATTGGTAAATGTGTGCATGAGTGGAATTATCAAAATGCAAATGCCAAGACAAAAGTTAGACAAGAGTAATACATTCCAGGCACTAACAAATGGGAAATCGCAGATTATACCCAGAATGACTTTTCCAAAAATATGAAATATAGCAATGATTGAGGTTAGAGGAAGCTTGTCATTTTCCGAGGATAAACCATACTGTTTTACAATCTCCGGCAGATGAATAAAAGGTATAACAAAACTACAATAAGCAAATAAAGCCCAGAAAATGAATGCTACAAAAACCTTATTTCGGAACAGGGATTCATCTCCAAAATAGCTTGAATACCAAAAGTGAAATCCTAGCCTCACAGAGTTTGCACGCTGGCTAAGTGTTTTAACGTGGCCTATTGCATACATGTCCTTCAAGATTATGCCTTTAGTGTCTTTATATTTCCATTTTGTTTCTGATGCACTTCTCTCATGGTCGCAGTTTGAATTTTCTTTACAGCCCTCCGCATTGTCTTCAGTCTTCCTTATTCCAGCGTTTCGGTTGTCAATTGCAAGTGCTGTGTGACCATTCTCAGAAGGCTTCCTGTTGCAGTTCTGCACATCACATAACTCTGGTACAAATCCTTTGTCAGCTGGAAGTGGTCTTAATAGTGCGCCACAGACACACAGGTTCAAATTTACTGCTCCGTGAATCAACATTGCACCTCTCCATCCAAACTCAGCAGAGAGGGTTTTAAGTAAAATGGTTACAAAGAAGGCTCCAAACCCAGTGCCAGTTGTGCTTATTCCCTGGGCCAGTGCTCGTCGCTTTTGAAAATACTGTCCCACCATGACTATGTTTGGCAGGTATGCCAAACCGTTGCCAATTCCTGCTCACACAGTGAAGAAAATACATTTTAGTCTTACAGAAAAATCTAGCTGGATTCTTTCTAATGGAATCTTCTGTACTTGATCATTGCTGTTAGCTTAAATTAAAAAACAATGAAAGGGCATAAAATATTAATTATTATGAAAACACATTTTGATTTGTCCATCTTCCTTTTCTTCGCCTTCCTCCCCTTACCCCTCTACcaccacatagagtcatagaggtttacagcatgaggtgattcactttggaaggagtaacaggattacagagtactgggctaatggtaagatacttggtagtgtggatgagcagagagatctcggtgtccatgtgcatagatccctgaaagttggcactcaggttgatagggttgttaagaagacgtacggagtgttagcttttattggtagagggattgagtttcggagccatgaggtcatgttgcagctgtacaaaactctggtgcggccgcacttagagtattgagtacagttctggtcgccgcattataggaaggatgtggaggcattggaaagggtgcagaggagatttactaggatgttgcctggtatggtgggaaggtcttatgaggaaaggctgagggacttgaggttgttttcgttagagagaagaggttaagaggtgacttaatagaggcatacaagatgttcagaggattagatagggtggatagtgagagcctttttcctcggatggtgatggctagcacgaggggacatagctttaaattgaggggtgatagatataggacagatgtcagaggtaggttcttcactcagagagtagtaagggcgtggaatgccctgcctgcagcagtagtggactcgccaacgttaagggcatttaaatggtcattggataaacatatggatgatattggaatagtgtaggttagatgggctttagattggtttcactgatcggtgcaacatcgaggactgaagggcctgtactacgctgtaatgttctatgttctatgttctagcatggaaacaggccctttggcccaacttctccatgttgcccagtttttaccactaagctagttccaattgcccgcatttggctcatactcctctatacccatcttacctatgtaactgcctaaatgcttacGGCCTAGTCCATTTGCTCAGTCAGGATGGTCAACCCTATTGACATACCTTCTTCAGACAGTACCAGTGTTCCTCATTGGATAATCGAGCAGAGGATGAACACTATTGCAATGTGTGGTGGGACAACTGTTTATCCGATCGGTTCATTTGAAACAGATAAATTCTGTATTCGAATGGTTAATGACAGAGAGTATATCCAAAATTATTTATTCCCTATCTCTTGCAAATATTTGAAATAAATATTTCTATCTCAATTTAATGGAAAGGACCACGTTCAAACTGAATAATAAGTAACTCGAGTACAAGTACAGCGAGCAAGATCCAACATGACAGAACTTTCATTCAGCTACCAGCTAACCTGGATTTGGAAATGGGTAAACTAACATAGGGTGAATTATTATAACAATGATTATGAAAGACCAAATGGCCCAATGCTTAAAATGCACTCACCAGTTACTACTCCAAATGAAATGAAGAGATCGTAAACACTTGTTGCATATGCACTCAGCGCCCAGCCCATTGTGGTTATTATCCCTCCAGTTATTGCTGTTGTGCGACATCCACATGCATCCACAAAAAAACTCACAAATGGACCTGTGCAGAAAAGGGAAATACTTGAATTATCTGGGCAGAGAATATAGCAAACAGATTCATGGATCAGTACTATGCATTGTGATGTATGGATTTATTCCTTAAGGCAGAttgcatggatagatggatttaaATTAGACTGAAACTGAAAAGGGGGATTTAGGATAACATTTGAGGTAACACTCCTGAAGAtaatcatggtgtggagatgccggcgttggactggggtgggcacagcaagaagtctcacaacaccaggttaaagtccaacaggtttatttggaatcacgacctttcggagcactgctcctttatcaggtgatgaaagctcgtgattccaaataaacctgttggactttaacctggtgttgtgagacttcttaccgaagATAATCATGGGGAATTATACAAAGCATAATAAGGAGGTGTGGGGAAAGATTCGCTAGGTTAAAAAGGATTGTGGAAAGAAAAAGCCAAGTATTAGTGGGAGAGAATCTCAAAGAAATCATTCAACGCTCAGGGTTGGTCCTCGCATCAAACGGTTTATTTTCGCCAGCGGGGAGATGGCTTCTGTTAAACCCAGTGCCTCTCTCCAACtaacaaaggaaaaacatccattcTTATACACTTTTCAAACATCTACACAGTCCATCACGGCTGGACCTTGTCCAATAATATTGATTACAGATTACATACAGCAGTCACATATCCAATGAAAAAGGCATTACGTAAGGTGGGCTTGTGCATGATCGGCTCGTGGTCTCATGGACACGACTCATGGTACCTCAACCAATATTATCTTTCTTTCTCCCATCTGGAGTCCTTGAGTGTACAATACTCCTTGTCCAGTGGGCCTCCTTATCATCTCCTATGACTGTCCTCCCTAATCCTCCGTGTCTGGTTTTCATCCGAGACCTCAGATCATAGACTGGTACCAGTCACCAGTATCTGTGGTCTAGTGTACACAAGCTTATGCTCAAGCCAGCTAatggtgttcaggaatgtggcaaaAAGCTAGCATCCATCTTGTGTCATTTTACTATCCTGAACTCCTGTTAACATGGTGGAGTTTTCATGCATGCCCTTTGTGATCGTATAACGGTAAATtcatacatatttattatatacTATTTATTCCTACTAATATAAATTGCTATACAGGTACCTttgaatataaattgttatacagGCACCTAAACCAAGGATATTGTTCCCTCTAAACCTATTctttaaatctcccttcaacaTCAAGCAGCTCATCTAATGTTAAAAGATAAAGGGTTTTGTAAGACACTAAATGGTTGAAGAGAATGCCCTGGAACATAATGAAGGATGAAGCCAAATTGTGGAGGATGAAGTTATGGTGGAGATATAAATATTGTCCATTGACTTTTTACAGATTACAATGGACGTGTGCCAGAAGAAAATAGGAAAAGATGTTATTGCAACTACAGAAAAGAAGATTGTTTGATTAAAAAAATGACCAGAAAGCCAGCAGACATTAGGACCTGTTTGCTATGCACTGAGACCAGTGCAAGAAGTCACAAGTCAATcaactttaaaaatgtaaactGTGCCCAGGAGCTGGACAGGAGTTAACATAACACCTTCATTCAATAGGGAAGAGAAAGATAATGCAGAACATGACACATAGGCAGCTATCTGCACTTCTGCAGCTACAGGATAGAGTTAATATCAGtattattgatttttttaaaatttattcgtgggacatgggcatcgctggctggccagcatttattgcccatccctagttgcccttgttcagaggacagctgagagtcaaccacattgcagtggctctggagtcacatgtaggccagaccagcagatttccttccctataggacattagtgaaccagatgggtttttccgacaatcaacaatggtttcatggtcatcagtagattcttaattaaaaaatttttattgaattgaaattccaccatctgctgtggtgggattcgaactcgggtccccagaacattagctgagtttctagataaatagtctagcgataataccacttggccatcatctCCCATTATCAGTTATTATCAGTTATCAGTTCTATACAGTTAAAAACTGACTATCTTGCGATTCTATAATGGCATTTTCTGAGAAGTGAGCAGCAAATGAAACATATTTTCTTTCATCACTGACACCTGAGGTTGAATGTGGTCCATTGAAAGAATGAACATCTCCACACTTGGTTGGCTGTAAGGATCCTAAGGCAGATTCATCTGAGGCTGCTTCAACCCAAGCTCCAGCGGGACTGAGTCTTCCCATGAGTTCACCCAACTTGGTAGTCTCCCTAACCAAAAGTTAGCATGAATCTGGTACTCATTCAGAGAAAATACATGGATAACTGTTCTCAGGGTGCTCGTTAAAAACATCATTTGTTGCTGATAGATTTTCACTGTCAAGTTTTACTGATTGCTACAATTATATAAATATTGAGTACTTTCTCAAGATATCTAAAGTTGCTGATGTCTAGAGGGAGTGGTTCTGAAGGACTTTGTTCCAACTTCAAGGTTTCTGCACATACCAGTTGCTCTCAGAAATGGGTTAATGGAAAGGCATTCCCCTTGGAATACCGACTGCCTGGTTGGAAGAATAAGCAGAAGCCATGCAGAGCATTGCTGCTCctagagggaggaggaagagggggagaagGATTCTTCTCAGAAGCTGTGTTCGCCTTAGATGCACAGACAGCAATTCTCCTATCTGAATCACAGAGGGGAGCAGTGCATCAGTAAGGATGTCCTCACTGGAATCTGCCAATTGCTGCAGCTCCAATTGAAGTCTCAGAGTTTGGCAAGGGCAGCATAGACGGTGGCTTTCATGGTGATCATGGCAAGGAACTTTTGGGCTGCGAAACATCAGGAAGgacacgtgcagagtggcagaggttGGAAGAAAAAGGCTGTCATCTCGAGAGAGGATAGCAAGTTCGTGCACCTCAAAGTCATTGCTACTTAGCCAAGACAACACCTCAGCAATCCTGGTTCTCTTttggaggacagattgctggactgctgtgACACTGCAAATTCCTTCGAGCACATGGAAGCAATCTGAGCTTGTGTGATAGCACGACCTCAGCTTGAGCTCCACCTGCAACCCTCAGACATTGGATGGCTGTTGTttgtgctgcagtggaagctgagATAACAGCAGTCAGAAGCTGCATCATGGTTAGATCCGCAAGTGTGCTAATAGAGTTGTCCACCACTTCCATGCTGAAAAGACTTGGCTCCAAGATCTGAGCAAAGCTCTGTGCAAAGTCGATACCCAACTCTCCATGTGTCTTCATGTACAAACAAACCTCCTAGCAGAGCTGCCAATGCACTAAACATTGTTCATTTCCATCAGCCTGTTTTTTTGTAGTCTACACCATTGAAATGCTCACAAGTCCACTGCAACAGAACGCATCTGTCATCTCACCCTCGCAGCTGTGTAACCCTAGCCTCCTGCCCTAGCTGCAGGCCACTCACGAGATGTCTCATTACATACAGATCCTACTTCTCCACTTTCCTCTCTGTGTCAGTATCCGAGCCTGGTGCCTGCAAATTTTAAGTCAGGTGACAGTGTTTCTTTATCAGAGTGACTTGTTCTTCTAGCTGTCATTCTTCCACTCGGTATCTGACAGGAGAAACTCAAGGGTATGATTGTGATGCAGCGAATGGGGGAAACATCTTCACATCAGCTGCAGCCTGTAAGTCACAGCCACACCAATGGCTGCTCCATTGTCAACCAGCACTGTTTCCACTACCCCCactttgtcctgcaagagagaggaaAGTATATCAGTGAGTGCTGAGCAAAGTATTTGGACAATGTGACTGTCATGCTTAAATAGCTGTGAAAACTGTGAGATGAAAGTTCATGCTGCCATGAATGTTAGCTAATAGCCCTTATTGGCAGAAAATGTGGGTAGGTGTGTCATGGGGTGTGGCACATTCAGCACTATCTGAGACTAGTGGTGCATCTGGTGGGATGTGGCATTTGAAGATGGATTCACTAACCTTGACCACTCTCGTGAGGTTACTGACATTCTTGTTTCTTTGAGCACTGGTTCCTCTTGATTTCTGGATTCCATGGCTACCTGGTTCCACTGCCTGCTGAGCACTTGTCTGGAGGGCCTCCTGTTCTGCTATTGATGCAATGCTTCTCTCCTTCATTGCCCCTCCTCCACCAAGACCTTGAGTGCAGTTTCTGAGAACCGTAGAGTCCGTTCTCTCTCACATTGTGTAATTATTTTTCCCCTGTCAAAGTGATTTGCACAATGactttcaccacctcctctgatAACAATGAACCTCCCCTTTAGCCTGGCCTTAAGTAATGCAGGCTTGCTTTAATTCATGCGAGCTTCTCATGCCTTTGGACCCCATGTTGAGGCATGCAGCCACTCAACAGTGCATTTAGTGCTGACTGCATGCTACAGTCCAGTAATGAACAGACAGCAGGAAGTTGGCAAGCTGCCCACACCACAGGTGCTGGTTAATCACGCATTGAGATCCTGTGCCCATTTTTAATCCAATTTAGCAATGGAAAATAAGTTTGTCACTGTAATTCTTCCCAAATGGATCATTGTTAGGTGACACATAacgatttttacagatgcaccatagaaagcattctttccagatgtatcacagcttggtatggctcctgctctgaccaagaccacaaaaagCCACAAagggattgtgaatgtagcccagtccatcacgcaaaccagccttccatccactgactccgtctacacttcccacagcctcggaaaagtagcccgtataatcaaggacctcacgcaccccaaacatactttcttccacctacttccgtcaggaaatagatacaaaattctgaggtaacgtaccagccgactcagcttcttccctgctgccatcagacctttgaatggacctaccttatagttaagctgatctttctctccaccatagctgtgactgtaacactacattctatactctctcgtttccttctccccgatgtactctatgaatgaatggtatgctttgtctgtatagtgcgcaagaaaatacatttcactgtatcccaatacgtgtcacaataataaatcaaatcaaaatagtatCAAGACCTCCAGGGCGATATTTTCAGAAGTAAGTATAATGCAAAACAATATAATAAAGAGCATTATTTTATACTCACTGAAACATTAGAATGATAAATGACAAACATACCAACAATAAGTGATAGACCCATTGCCAAGGATCCAATCCATGCTGTCAATCCACGACTTTGATTGAACTCCTCCAGCCATTCAACATATAGTATCCCCAGGGCCATCTGCGATCCCATAACAAGTACATGCATGATGAAAGATGCGAGGATCACCATCCAGGCCCAGCCCCTGTCTATGTTTGGACTTGTTATTTGCATTTCACTTCTGGGTTTAGCACAATCTTCTGAGCGGTATTCAATGTTTCCACCACTGGTTGCCATCTTGGCATTCAAAGTTGAAGAGAATCTGAAAGGATAATAAGAATTAATTGGTTGTAACTCTTTTCAAAGTTAACTACAATTTTCCGTTTCAGGCAATCCCATCCCTTCATTTTCTCTCTTAACCAAAATCAGATTTCATCTTCGGAATGAGCTTTGCTCCATTGTCACTTAATTAATTGTCATTTCAGTTTTTCCGCTTTACGTTTCCCTCTATTCATTAAGATGAAATAATTAAGTATGATATTCAAATGAGCAAACTGATGTACTCAAATCTACCTCCAATCTGGAATTGGCATCTCTGCTTATTCAAGTTATTTTGGAAACTAGGCTGAGCTCTCTTCTGCACTCATGCATTTTGTTAGggatcagatcagaaaccccaaggtatattatgaagtcagacttgACCCCAACAACTTGCTATTTTGGTATTAATGTGAGGATTATGATGTCTCATttcaggtgtgattctactgacaaattggGAAGCTTTCATCaagacaaactttatttaacaacacagtttaagtataacaaatgaattagcttaacatttaacattgaACAATACTTCAACATGACACAATACAATTCTTAGCTGTTTACCTATCCCTATGAAtgccaattcaagcaatattctttTTAGGcttaaaacccctcttcaaaatcagttagcaagaaAATAGGCTTATCTGCTTGTACTTAGGTTGCCCGTCCGAGAGCTCTTAGAGCACTtctgaaaagagagacagagagacacgtcTTTCTTCTTTCAGAACGAGGcaacaaactgtttatttttaaaaatgaaagagaaactggATATCTTCCCTGCCAGCTTAGCTCCTCCTATTAGCACATGAATCAATCCCTGTCACCAACTTAAACAAAACCCTATTCTGAAACTCCAGGGGAAGAaaccaagtaaacacaaatgtaCTAATTTgtttagacaaacacaccatCAGCTAAAATGAGTTATTATTCTGCAGTCTGAGCATAGAGCTGCATATTCTTCAAGACAAATCGGCTCCTTGCAACAAAACACAGcctcttacaagaaacatgacataaatacatttcttaaagacatagTATCATCACAAGTTTAAGAAACTAGGGCCTGAATTTTCCTGGTTGCTGCCCTCAgccgaatctccgttcactgcagcgggaccagagaatctcactggagtgaacagctggagaattctgacctAGGTCATCATTAGATATGGGTTATTTAATTATAACTAACAATACTTGTCATTCTCTATCCTCTGTAGTGCATAAAGGTCCTGGGTCTAGTGTTTTTGAATGAATTGACAGTCATATGAATTAAATGAAATTGATACtttacatttattttgttttgttgcTTGTTTCTTCTGTACGTTTGCCACTGACCAATTGTTCCAGACTTACTCCTGGTTATGGTCAATAATGTGATTACGATAGTGAGTCCAGGTGATCCAGCGATCATAGATTCACTATTTTTAGACCACTGAATCTTATTCTTAATGTGTCAGTTAACAACTGTAGGAGCTTTTCAGAGACCTATGTATCATGCTGGCTTTCATGGGAGAGATTTctctttattgattacagctcagccaatACAAAGAACTCACAGAGACAGTAATTCTGGTTGAAGACGTATTTTATTGTTACCCAGGCCTGGTCCACATGTATAGGAGAGTGATTTGGAGCAGTCCTAATTATTCTAAATTGCATTCTTATCAGGATcacaattatacattttcaaaaatcatttgcCCGCCTACTCTGCTCATTCTAGCTGGAGTGAGCCAATCATTTTAGCATGaatcatttaccttggccaataacattctaCTCTCTGGCAGCATAAGAATACATAAGTCCGTAGAGTCCAGACGTTCTTGCCCACTGTCTCCTAGCAATCCCAATACCTAAGTCCACGGAGTTCAAAAGTCCCACTGTCTCCTAGCAACCCTAATACGTAGGTCCATAGAGTTCAAAAGTTTCTTTTCCAACTGTCTACTTTTACAACCCCTTATCAGCAAAATTGAATTATTCTATTTATTCTGCTGTGTGAGAAGCTTGCACTTCCTAAAGCTGATAAGATAGTTCTCAGTAGCTGTATTGTTTTCAAGGAGGGTGGTTCTTCTTGTTCAGCTGTCTCCCATCATGTCGTAGAGTGTCATTAGCCAAGGTGTATGCCT of Mustelus asterias chromosome 3, sMusAst1.hap1.1, whole genome shotgun sequence contains these proteins:
- the LOC144485973 gene encoding monocarboxylate transporter 14-like, with product MKQQASLRWRQDQNQTTKHRVQQQSSKRRVRRQGLDRNCPSAKRVPQVKGSKKSIFRTSQQDLSSAERELNGNHHNRGNPETIRLCDVLFRFKMKTFYYQLLVNSCLTIFSSTLNAKMATSGGNIEYRSEDCAKPRSEMQITSPNIDRGWAWMVILASFIMHVLVMGSQMALGILYVEWLEEFNQSRGLTAWIGSLAMGLSLIVGPFVSFFVDACGCRTTAITGGIITTMGWALSAYATSVYDLFISFGVVTGIGNGLAYLPNIVMVGQYFQKRRALAQGISTTGTGFGAFFVTILLKTLSAEFGWRGAMLIHGAVNLNLCVCGALLRPLPADKGFVPELCDVQNCNRKPSENGHTALAIDNRNAGIRKTEDNAEGCKENSNCDHERSASETKWKYKDTKGIILKDMYAIGHVKTLSQRANSVRLGFHFWYSSYFGDESLFRNKVFVAFIFWALFAYCSFVIPFIHLPEIVKQYGLSSENDKLPLTSIIAIFHIFGKVILGIICDFPFVSAWNVLLLSNFCLGICILIIPLMHTFTNLAIVCALIGFSSGYFSVMPCVTEDLVGLSNLANAYGIIICANGVSALLGPPFAGWLFDLTNKYDFSFYVCGLLYMFGVACLLTKHCVQIKESTKKTNVAISEADTSVTKEFKIQAGILPDFSSGPANRI